In Gordonia phthalatica, one genomic interval encodes:
- a CDS encoding ABC transporter substrate-binding protein — protein sequence MKSTVKTLLTVLAGIVAIALTLTACSPPAEEENAGGPIQVNTAQGPVTIKGTPKRIVTLGAQWIDTALAFGVKPVAYLDNIQILTGAPSPWTADKLDGATALDPENLVAEIAKADPDLILAEGYMPTSQPENFKKIKDIAPTIPGVTGKQVDPWQDLVKLMGTLLHDDAKAQQITDDVNGKIADLKKSLPGLAGKTYAMAYMYSADQIQVMADPNDGAAYLFNELGMTVAPKLLAQFQKTKNPRFPISTENIPMLDADVLIITANTPALKKALAKLPGYSDLTSVRSGAVANMSLADISGINQPTPLAIPYLLDKLEPAFAKAAK from the coding sequence ATGAAGTCGACGGTGAAGACCCTCCTGACCGTGCTCGCAGGCATCGTGGCGATCGCACTGACGCTGACCGCGTGCAGCCCGCCCGCGGAAGAGGAGAACGCAGGCGGCCCGATCCAGGTGAACACCGCGCAGGGGCCGGTCACGATCAAGGGCACACCGAAGAGGATCGTGACACTCGGCGCCCAGTGGATCGACACCGCGCTCGCATTCGGGGTCAAGCCCGTCGCCTATCTCGACAACATTCAGATCCTGACCGGGGCGCCGTCGCCGTGGACCGCTGACAAGCTCGACGGTGCCACCGCCCTCGACCCGGAGAACCTGGTCGCCGAGATCGCCAAGGCCGATCCCGATCTGATCCTGGCCGAGGGCTACATGCCGACCTCCCAGCCGGAGAACTTCAAGAAGATCAAGGACATCGCGCCCACCATCCCGGGCGTCACCGGCAAGCAGGTGGATCCGTGGCAGGACCTGGTGAAGCTGATGGGCACGCTGCTGCACGACGACGCGAAGGCTCAGCAGATCACCGACGACGTCAACGGCAAGATCGCCGATCTCAAGAAGTCGCTGCCCGGCCTCGCAGGCAAGACCTATGCGATGGCGTACATGTACTCGGCCGACCAGATCCAGGTGATGGCCGATCCGAACGACGGCGCCGCCTACCTGTTCAACGAGCTCGGCATGACCGTCGCGCCGAAGCTGCTCGCCCAGTTCCAGAAGACCAAGAACCCGCGCTTCCCGATCTCCACCGAGAACATTCCGATGCTCGACGCCGACGTCCTCATCATCACCGCGAACACCCCCGCGTTGAAGAAGGCCCTCGCGAAGCTCCCGGGGTACTCGGATCTGACGTCGGTCCGCAGCGGTGCGGTCGCGAACATGTCGCTCGCGGACATCAGCGGCATCAACCAGCCCACGCCGCTGGCGATCCCGTACCTGCTCGACAAGCTGGAGCCTGCCTTCGCCAAGGCCGCGAAGTAG
- a CDS encoding TetR/AcrR family transcriptional regulator, whose amino-acid sequence MPPSTTRRRRAEHLGPQRRRPQILDVALDIAVTEGISAVTVASVAERLDVTRPVIYTCFANRVELIDELVRREEDRLRQSVGAVLRRREVDADADVFVEGFRALLGTVVDHPNTWRLVYGSPDAEVADYFGRGRADAVTRCTALLRPTLVKWGMPESQVEKKLGAMVELWVSTSEGMVRTFLADDSWDPGELAEFMGRSVYRALRAAV is encoded by the coding sequence ATGCCTCCCAGTACCACCCGACGACGGCGGGCCGAACACCTCGGCCCGCAGCGTCGCCGACCCCAGATCCTGGACGTGGCACTCGACATCGCGGTGACCGAGGGCATCTCGGCGGTCACCGTCGCGTCGGTCGCCGAACGGCTCGACGTGACACGACCGGTCATCTACACGTGCTTCGCCAATCGCGTCGAATTGATCGACGAGCTGGTGCGCCGCGAGGAGGATCGACTGAGGCAGAGCGTCGGCGCCGTCCTCCGCCGACGTGAGGTGGACGCGGACGCCGACGTCTTCGTCGAAGGGTTCCGGGCGCTGTTGGGCACCGTGGTGGACCATCCGAACACTTGGCGCCTCGTGTACGGCTCTCCCGACGCCGAGGTGGCCGACTACTTCGGTCGCGGTCGTGCCGATGCCGTGACTCGCTGCACCGCACTCCTGAGGCCCACCCTGGTGAAGTGGGGCATGCCGGAGTCCCAGGTCGAGAAGAAGCTCGGCGCCATGGTGGAACTGTGGGTCTCGACCAGCGAGGGGATGGTCCGGACTTTTCTCGCCGACGACTCGTGGGATCCCGGCGAACTCGCCGAGTTCATGGGCCGCAGCGTCTACCGGGCGCTGCGCGCCGCCGTCTGA
- a CDS encoding DUF1801 domain-containing protein yields the protein MTADWREVLVDEIRALINQAAPGVVEEAKWKKASNPDGVPTFTLDGLICTVETYKAKVKVTFAKGASLPDPSGLFLPATGIRRAIDLAESDELDSDAFIAIVQAAVALNRAK from the coding sequence ATGACGGCAGACTGGCGGGAAGTTCTCGTCGACGAGATCCGCGCGTTGATCAACCAGGCGGCGCCCGGCGTCGTCGAAGAGGCGAAATGGAAGAAGGCGTCGAACCCCGATGGCGTTCCGACCTTCACACTCGACGGATTGATCTGCACGGTCGAGACGTACAAGGCCAAGGTGAAGGTCACCTTCGCGAAAGGCGCGTCGTTGCCTGACCCGTCTGGGTTGTTCCTGCCTGCGACGGGGATACGTCGCGCGATCGACTTGGCCGAGAGCGATGAGCTCGACTCGGATGCCTTCATTGCGATCGTGCAGGCCGCGGTCGCGTTGAACCGGGCGAAGTAG
- a CDS encoding SagB family peptide dehydrogenase — protein MTGSDLRTVYAWTSGSKAVLGAPGAATVLPAKEQLTGLLPMQGGALKALNAGPIAFDGPPPAPIADLVDRLLAIGALQVTVTAGDEQLYTVRPFRGATGGRAEASTGVLSRFTVLRRDGGELVAENPRSWCDVVVHSGAVAGALVGGGDTPWTARLWSDLRWTGHAVADDAVETGVFPTASWSPHELWFHRRSTVGDRSTSWAHFGPTRWADGRFPPVPAAPDSYPGEPISLPVPDLDVLTVPLARAVEERVSTRSFDDASPMTVNELGELLYRCARTRGVRTIEKPGTATTELPSRPYPSGGSIYELEVYPVIRNVVGVAPGMYHYDSIEHVLRPVSAIDEPAVQRLLSPASLTLADGERPQVMLTIAARAGRIMWTYEQMPYAVILKHVGVLTQTLYLTATAMGLGGVAQGYGDTTAFAEATGRDELMECNVGTFVVGRPR, from the coding sequence GTGACCGGTTCCGACCTGCGCACCGTGTACGCGTGGACGTCCGGGAGCAAAGCCGTCCTCGGCGCTCCCGGAGCCGCCACCGTTCTACCCGCCAAGGAGCAGCTGACCGGGCTGCTCCCCATGCAGGGCGGTGCCCTGAAGGCCCTCAACGCCGGGCCGATCGCCTTCGACGGACCGCCTCCCGCCCCGATCGCCGATCTCGTCGACCGACTGCTCGCGATCGGCGCCCTGCAGGTGACGGTGACCGCCGGCGATGAGCAGCTCTACACGGTGCGGCCGTTCCGCGGTGCGACGGGCGGTCGTGCGGAGGCGTCGACGGGCGTACTGTCGCGCTTCACCGTTCTCCGCCGCGACGGCGGCGAGTTGGTCGCCGAGAACCCGCGGTCGTGGTGCGACGTGGTGGTGCACAGCGGGGCGGTCGCCGGTGCCCTCGTGGGTGGCGGGGACACCCCGTGGACGGCCCGCCTGTGGTCGGATCTCCGGTGGACCGGGCACGCCGTCGCCGACGACGCAGTCGAGACCGGCGTCTTCCCGACGGCGTCGTGGAGTCCTCACGAACTGTGGTTCCACCGCCGCAGCACGGTCGGCGATCGCAGCACCAGTTGGGCGCACTTCGGTCCGACGCGGTGGGCGGACGGTCGTTTTCCGCCGGTGCCCGCCGCACCGGACTCCTATCCGGGCGAACCGATCTCGCTGCCCGTCCCAGATCTCGACGTTCTGACCGTCCCGTTGGCCCGCGCCGTCGAGGAGCGGGTGTCGACGCGCAGCTTCGATGACGCCTCCCCGATGACCGTGAACGAGCTCGGCGAACTCCTGTATCGCTGCGCGCGGACACGCGGAGTGCGGACGATCGAGAAGCCCGGGACCGCGACGACCGAGTTACCTTCGCGCCCTTACCCTTCCGGCGGATCGATCTACGAGCTCGAGGTCTATCCGGTGATCCGGAATGTCGTGGGCGTCGCGCCCGGGATGTACCACTACGACTCGATCGAGCACGTCCTGCGGCCGGTCTCGGCGATCGACGAGCCCGCTGTGCAGCGCCTGCTCTCCCCCGCGTCGCTGACCTTGGCCGACGGTGAGCGTCCGCAGGTGATGTTGACGATCGCCGCCCGAGCCGGCCGCATCATGTGGACGTACGAGCAGATGCCGTACGCGGTGATCCTGAAGCACGTCGGCGTCCTGACCCAGACCCTGTACCTGACCGCGACGGCGATGGGCCTGGGCGGCGTGGCCCAGGGCTACGGCGACACCACCGCCTTCGCCGAAGCGACCGGTCGCGACGAGCTGATGGAGTGCAACGTCGGCACCTTCGTCGTTGGCCGGCCGCGGTAG
- a CDS encoding oxygenase MpaB family protein, producing MELTVSPAHQKLRDRVKRATRVDLFPTPAVQAAFLAGQTAGDPTAEKFVAETYHGALGGEKSAALLDEALRVGIDNVPDAPESMRALFAEFETIPDWLDPDLIEQGAAVWRRWGYSLGAVGNAGTMDTYTEGSLAVPLSLSGGYAGASALNRYLETSKWWLEVCKPGAVLTPGSKARELSLKVRVMHVSVRARVAEHAEWNAAAHGLPISQSEMLLTLLGGSVGPAFGLTALGFLTSPAEVRAVLHFNRYLGHLVGCSVDDMYPQTYADGLRLLYYFDATRKHDSGDLGPELVESFVPSFQPPADAHGVARLRGTLHLRLQAGFTRLFMLPWNRRNYRLPSGLPGLAILIGRAPFIAAVEVLRRVVPGVDDRWQAVQMKRWRRWHAWHLGQHEEQFDATKALRR from the coding sequence ATGGAACTGACGGTCTCACCGGCCCATCAGAAACTGCGCGACCGCGTGAAGCGGGCGACGCGCGTCGACCTCTTCCCGACGCCGGCGGTGCAGGCGGCGTTCCTCGCCGGGCAGACGGCGGGCGACCCGACCGCGGAGAAGTTCGTCGCCGAGACCTACCACGGAGCACTCGGCGGCGAGAAGTCTGCGGCCCTCCTCGACGAAGCACTCCGCGTCGGCATCGACAACGTGCCCGACGCCCCCGAATCGATGCGGGCGCTGTTCGCCGAATTCGAAACGATCCCCGACTGGCTGGACCCCGACCTCATCGAGCAGGGAGCCGCCGTCTGGCGTCGGTGGGGCTACAGCCTCGGTGCGGTCGGCAACGCAGGAACCATGGACACCTACACCGAGGGCTCCCTCGCGGTGCCGCTCTCGCTGTCGGGCGGATACGCGGGCGCCAGCGCACTGAACCGCTACCTCGAGACCAGCAAGTGGTGGCTCGAGGTCTGCAAGCCCGGCGCGGTCCTGACACCGGGATCCAAGGCGCGCGAACTCTCGCTCAAGGTTCGCGTGATGCACGTGTCGGTCCGCGCCCGCGTCGCCGAGCACGCGGAGTGGAACGCCGCCGCACACGGCCTGCCGATCAGCCAGAGCGAGATGCTCCTGACCCTGCTCGGCGGCAGCGTGGGCCCGGCGTTCGGCCTCACGGCGCTCGGCTTCCTCACCAGCCCGGCCGAGGTCCGCGCCGTCCTGCACTTCAACCGCTACCTCGGGCACCTGGTCGGCTGCAGCGTCGACGACATGTATCCGCAGACCTACGCCGACGGCCTGCGGCTCCTCTACTACTTCGACGCGACGCGCAAGCACGACTCCGGCGACCTGGGACCGGAGCTGGTCGAGTCCTTCGTTCCGTCGTTCCAGCCGCCGGCGGACGCCCACGGCGTCGCACGCCTGCGCGGCACCCTTCATCTGCGCCTGCAGGCCGGGTTCACGAGGCTGTTCATGCTCCCGTGGAACCGACGGAACTACCGGCTGCCCAGCGGTCTCCCCGGCCTGGCGATCCTGATCGGCCGCGCGCCGTTCATCGCCGCGGTCGAAGTGCTGCGTCGCGTGGTTCCGGGCGTCGACGACCGCTGGCAGGCCGTGCAGATGAAGCGCTGGCGCCGCTGGCACGCCTGGCACCTCGGCCAGCACGAGGAGCAGTTCGACGCGACCAAAGCGCTGCGCCGCTGA
- a CDS encoding Glu/Leu/Phe/Val family dehydrogenase: MTLTPMDPTALGRTDATPLATPEVTPSVLPVSDRRPPYLRIEWHDDVTGAVGYLVVDSLVHGMATGGTRMRAGCTVDEVADLARGMSNKTAAFDLPVGGAKGGIDFDPKDPRALDVLTRFCEAMSPFLDRHWVTAEDLGVSQETIDTVFDRLGMRQSYHAAIERSADPAATADRVLAGLHAHAPGGLLGDVIGGYGVAQACLAATRARGRTPAETSVAVQGVGTMGGGAAFYLHEAGMRVVALADAVGTLYDADGLDVPLLLASRNRYGEIDRAVVPDRVARFPRNAVVATHCDILVPAAVSYAITAENAGDVAAEVIVEAANAPTTADAELDLTARGIAVIPDFIANAGAVAWAWWLLQGYVGDDYRDSFTRLHAEMDAKVSSLLRGWDPSRGPIRWAADVSQAVRSPVPLVVP; this comes from the coding sequence ATGACGCTCACCCCGATGGACCCCACCGCCCTGGGACGGACCGATGCGACCCCGTTGGCGACGCCGGAGGTCACGCCATCCGTCCTCCCCGTCTCCGACCGTCGCCCGCCGTACCTGCGGATCGAATGGCACGACGACGTCACCGGTGCCGTCGGCTACCTGGTGGTCGACTCCCTGGTGCACGGCATGGCCACCGGCGGAACCCGCATGCGCGCCGGCTGCACCGTTGACGAGGTCGCGGACCTCGCCCGCGGCATGTCGAACAAGACCGCGGCCTTCGACCTCCCGGTCGGCGGTGCCAAGGGCGGCATCGACTTCGACCCGAAGGACCCGCGCGCCCTCGACGTCCTCACCCGGTTCTGCGAGGCGATGAGCCCGTTCCTCGATCGGCACTGGGTGACGGCCGAGGATCTCGGCGTCTCGCAGGAGACGATCGACACGGTCTTCGATCGTCTCGGCATGCGGCAGTCGTACCACGCGGCCATCGAGCGCTCCGCCGATCCCGCAGCGACCGCCGACCGCGTTCTCGCCGGCCTGCACGCGCACGCACCGGGCGGCCTGCTCGGCGACGTGATCGGCGGATACGGCGTGGCGCAGGCGTGCCTGGCCGCGACCCGGGCACGGGGCCGGACGCCCGCGGAGACCAGTGTCGCGGTGCAGGGTGTCGGGACGATGGGCGGCGGCGCGGCGTTCTACCTGCACGAGGCGGGGATGCGCGTCGTCGCGTTGGCGGACGCCGTCGGCACCCTGTACGACGCCGACGGCCTCGACGTCCCGCTGCTGCTCGCGTCCCGGAATCGGTACGGCGAGATCGACCGCGCCGTGGTCCCGGACCGGGTCGCCCGATTCCCGCGCAACGCCGTCGTCGCCACCCACTGCGACATCCTGGTGCCCGCCGCGGTCTCGTACGCGATCACCGCGGAGAACGCTGGCGACGTCGCCGCCGAGGTGATCGTCGAGGCCGCCAACGCGCCGACTACCGCGGACGCCGAGTTGGACCTCACCGCGCGCGGCATCGCGGTGATTCCCGACTTCATCGCGAACGCGGGAGCCGTCGCGTGGGCGTGGTGGCTGCTGCAGGGATACGTCGGCGACGACTACCGCGACTCGTTCACGCGTCTGCACGCGGAGATGGACGCGAAGGTGTCGTCGCTGCTGCGCGGGTGGGACCCGTCGAGGGGCCCCATCCGCTGGGCTGCCGACGTCTCGCAGGCCGTCCGGTCGCCTGTGCCGCTCGTGGTGCCGTAG
- a CDS encoding TIGR03564 family F420-dependent LLM class oxidoreductase, protein MQTSVVWTINARTASIDKAVANLAEIHAEGFRRVWTTQMPNEPDALTMITVAGREVPEIEFGTSVLPMQVQHPMLLAQRALTTQAIIGPRLNLGLGLSHQVVTEGMWGVSYKRPVQRTSEFLDGLLPLLNGEKVSAAGELITTRGALTMTDVPAPPVYLAALGPKMLGVAGSRTAGTVTWMTGPKTLRDHIIPTLRAAAEDAGRAASDVRTVAMLPVSVTDDVDAARATAAEQFAIYDTLPSYKAMLDREGFTGPVDTAIVGDEATVGDRIRELGDFGVDEYVGILFDRDPEVRARTRALLRTLDR, encoded by the coding sequence ATGCAGACCAGCGTCGTCTGGACCATCAACGCCCGCACCGCCTCCATCGACAAGGCGGTGGCCAACCTGGCCGAGATCCACGCGGAGGGATTCCGACGTGTCTGGACTACGCAGATGCCGAACGAACCCGACGCCCTGACGATGATCACCGTCGCCGGACGCGAGGTGCCGGAGATCGAGTTCGGCACCAGCGTGCTGCCGATGCAGGTGCAGCATCCGATGCTGCTGGCCCAGCGCGCGCTCACCACCCAGGCGATCATCGGGCCGCGACTGAACCTCGGCCTCGGACTGAGTCACCAGGTCGTGACCGAGGGCATGTGGGGCGTGTCGTACAAGCGACCCGTGCAGCGCACCTCGGAGTTCCTCGACGGACTGCTCCCCCTGTTGAACGGCGAGAAGGTCAGCGCCGCAGGTGAACTCATCACGACGCGGGGAGCCCTCACGATGACCGACGTCCCCGCGCCGCCGGTGTACCTGGCGGCGCTGGGACCGAAGATGCTGGGCGTCGCCGGCAGTCGTACGGCGGGCACCGTCACCTGGATGACCGGCCCCAAGACGCTGCGCGACCACATCATCCCGACGCTCCGCGCCGCGGCCGAGGACGCCGGTCGTGCCGCGTCGGACGTCCGGACCGTCGCGATGCTGCCGGTGTCGGTGACCGACGACGTCGACGCCGCCCGTGCGACCGCCGCCGAGCAATTCGCCATCTACGACACCCTGCCGTCCTACAAGGCGATGCTCGATCGCGAGGGCTTCACCGGCCCGGTCGACACGGCGATCGTCGGCGACGAGGCCACCGTCGGCGACCGCATCCGCGAGCTCGGCGACTTCGGCGTCGACGAGTACGTCGGCATCCTCTTCGACCGCGACCCGGAGGTTCGCGCCCGGACCCGCGCCCTGCTGCGGACGCTGGATCGGTAA
- a CDS encoding NAD(P)H-binding protein, whose product MAAITIIGGHGKIALLLAPLLIARGDTVTSIIRNPDHAAQVAATGADPVVFDIERGSVEQFTAALQGSDAVVFSAGAGGGNPQRTYAVDRDAAITSMRAAEAAGIRRYVMVSYLGAQTDHGVPEDNSFFPYAEAKAAADAALRASDLDWTILMPGRLTLDQPTGAIDPVARRSGDNPGTSRANVAMVAAAALAMPSTIGEDIPFTDGDVPIEQALA is encoded by the coding sequence ATGGCTGCCATCACGATCATCGGCGGGCACGGCAAGATCGCGCTGCTGCTCGCCCCGCTCCTCATCGCCCGCGGTGACACCGTCACCTCGATCATCCGCAACCCCGACCACGCGGCCCAGGTCGCGGCCACCGGAGCCGATCCCGTCGTGTTCGACATCGAGCGCGGCTCTGTCGAACAGTTCACGGCGGCCCTGCAGGGCTCCGACGCCGTGGTGTTCAGCGCGGGTGCCGGCGGCGGGAACCCGCAGCGGACGTACGCGGTGGACCGCGACGCGGCGATCACCTCCATGAGGGCGGCCGAAGCGGCCGGGATCCGCCGGTACGTGATGGTGTCGTACCTCGGGGCGCAGACCGATCACGGGGTGCCGGAGGACAACTCCTTCTTCCCGTACGCGGAGGCCAAGGCCGCGGCCGACGCGGCTCTCCGCGCGTCCGACCTCGACTGGACCATCCTGATGCCGGGTCGGCTGACGCTCGATCAACCGACCGGCGCGATCGATCCCGTCGCCCGACGCTCCGGAGACAATCCGGGCACGTCGCGCGCCAACGTCGCGATGGTGGCGGCCGCAGCGCTTGCCATGCCCTCGACCATCGGCGAGGACATCCCGTTCACCGACGGCGACGTGCCGATCGAGCAGGCGCTGGCGTGA
- a CDS encoding GIY-YIG nuclease family protein has product MSGFMYILKCCDGSYYVGSTRSIEVRFEQHQSGKGCEYTSWRRPVELVFCEEFETIGEAYAMEKRVQKWSRAKREALIAGDFEALHRAAKKGFRPAR; this is encoded by the coding sequence ATGTCCGGTTTCATGTACATCCTCAAATGCTGCGACGGCAGCTATTACGTCGGCAGCACCCGAAGCATCGAGGTTCGATTCGAACAGCACCAATCGGGGAAGGGCTGCGAATACACGAGTTGGCGACGACCCGTCGAACTCGTCTTCTGCGAGGAGTTCGAGACGATCGGTGAGGCGTACGCCATGGAGAAGCGAGTTCAGAAGTGGTCACGTGCGAAGCGGGAGGCATTGATCGCCGGCGACTTCGAGGCGTTGCATCGGGCTGCGAAGAAGGGATTTCGCCCGGCACGATGA